In Ascochyta rabiei chromosome 18, complete sequence, one DNA window encodes the following:
- a CDS encoding Dimethylallyltranstransferase produces MPTTLKEFESVWPRIVADLQDHCKAYKLPQQSLDWFTKSLDYNTVGGKCNRGMSVIDTVSILRNETLDPKSEEYFRPALLGWMIELLQAFFLVSDDIMDSSKTRRGNPCWYLAPKVGMIAINDAFMLEASIYLLLKKHFRQEKSYIDMVELFHEVTFQTECGQLCDLLTAPEDDVNLDNFSLEKFTFIVIYKTAYYSFYLSVALALHYNGTATPKNLQTAHDILIPMGEYFQAQDDYLDAFADPETLGKIGTDIQDNKCSWLVNQALKKVTPEQRKVLEENYGQKDAEKEATVKALYHELELQKFYEQWEEERVAEIRSRIEKVDESEGLKKEVFEAFLKKIYKRSK; encoded by the exons ATGCCTACCACGCTGAAGGAGTTCGAGAGCGTCTGGCCGCGTATTGTGGCCGACCTCCAGGACCACTGCAAAGCATACAAGCTCCCCCAGCAGTCCCTTGATTGGTTCACAAAG TCCCTCGACTACAACACCGTCGGTGGAAAATGCAACCGAGGAATGTCCGTCATCGACACCGTCTCCATCCTCCGCAATGAGACGCTGGACCCCAAGTCTGAGGAGTACTTTCGCCCTGCCCTGCTCGGCTGGATGATCGAGCTCCTGCAGGCCTTCTTCCTCGTCTCGGACGACATCATGGACTCCTCCAAGACCCGCCGTGGCAACCCCTGCTGGTACCTTGCCCCCAAGGTGGGCATGATCGCCATCAACGATGCCTTCATGCTCGAGGCCTCCATCTACCTGCTGCTGAAGAAGCACTTCCGCCAGGAGAAGAGCTACATCGACATGGTCGAGCTGTTCCACGAGGTCACGTTCCAGACCGAGTGTGGCCAGCTGTGTGATCTGCTCACTGCCCCCGAGGACGATGTCAACCTGGACAACTTCAGCCTGGAGAAGTTCACCTTCATCGTCATCTATAAGACTGCGTACTACTCCTTCTACCTCTCCGTCGCGTTGGCCCTCCACTACAACGGCACCGCAACGCCAAAGAACCTGCAGACCGCTCACGACATCCTCATCCCCATGGGCGAGTACTTCCAGGCCCAGGACGACTACCTTGACGCTTTTGCCGACCCCGAGACCCTGGGTAAGATCGGCACCGACATCCAGGACAACAAGTGCTCTTGGCTTGTCAACCAGGCCCTGAAGAAGGTCACACCCGAACAGCGTAAGGTTCTTGAAGAGAATTACGGTCAAAAGGACGCCGAGAAGGAGGCCACGGTCAAGGCACTGTATCACGAGCTCGAGCTGCAAAAGTTCTACGAGCAGTGGGAGGAGGAGCGTGTTGCCGAGATCAGGTCGAGGATCGAGAAGGTGGACGAAAGCGAGGGCCTCAAGAAGGAGGTCTTCGAAGCTTTCCTCAAGAAGATCTACAAGCGCAGCAAATAA
- a CDS encoding Anaphase-promoting complex subunit 8, with translation MSALTQAEEAQLKTLLQDAVVSCTERCLYHSAKWAAELLNSLPASDDDGSDTDVDSPMSDAAPPQTPSPPTRDATEQRLEAREAHRFLLAKTYFDCREYDRCAAVFLPGPLPRGAVHASYSPTASAKNAKSAHKGKARASTSAASTSTSTADLVAGLSQKSLFLALYAKYIVGERRMNEDSEMILGPQDGGVMLNKELPGISTVLEQWFSQLPNSARQPQGWLEYLYGIVLAKGKNEKLAIDYLLQSVQQYPYNWGAWQELTSLLGTNEELQDLAHQLPPNLMTLIFHITTSQELYQVSETVHNSLTQIMSIFPTSAFLKTQRALLHYHSKDFDEAEHIFSDLLITDPYRLDYLDNYSNILYVMEMRPKLAFLAQLATATDKFRPETCCVVGNYYSVKSEHEKAVMYFRRALTLDRAFLSAWTLMGHEFVEMKNTHAAIESYRRAVDVNRKDYRAWYGLGQTYEVLEMHSYALFYHQRAAALRPYDPKLWMAVGQCFGKVGKVMNGIRAYKRALVAGSYYDAGAASSFGSGEAALGGGILDPEVLYQIALLYERIRNMAECSAYMELVLAQEEGPDVDEVGSDGGGGVGVTPTTSKARLWLARYEYQRGMYQRASELANELCQDNFEVEDAKALIRDVRARQEAN, from the exons ATGAGCGCGCTCACGCAGGCCGAAGAGGCGCAGCTGAAGACGCTGCTGCAGGACGCCGTCGTGTCTTGCACAGAGCGCTGCCTCTACCATTCTGCGAAATG GGCTGCAGAACTGCTCAACTCGCTGCCTGCCTCAGACGACGACGGCTCTGACACGGACGTCGACTCGCCCATGTCGGACGCCGCGCCACCACAGACACCAAGTCCACCCACCAGAGATGCCACCGAGCAACGCCTAGAGGCGCGAGAGGCACACAGATTCCTCCTCGCCAAGACGTACTTTGACTGCCGCGAGTACGACCGCTGCGCCGCCGTCTTCCTCCCAGGGCCTCTGCCCCGGGGCGCTGTCCATGCCAGCTACTCGCCGACTGCGAGCGCGAAGAACGCGAAGAGTGCGCACAAGGGCAAGGCACGGGCGAGCACATCGGCCGCCTCGACGTCCACCTCGACCGCCGACCTGGTTGCAGGACTCAGCCAAAAGTCGCTGTTTCTTGCCCTCTACGCAAAGTACATTGTGGGTGAGAGGCGCATGAACGAGGACAGTGAGATGATTCTGGGCCCGCAAGATGGCGGCGTCATGCTGAACAAGGAGCTGCCTGGCATTTCCACCGTCCTGGAGCAATGGTTCTCCCAGCTTCCCAATAGTGCACGACAGCCCCAGGGATGGCTAGAGTACCTCTACGGCATCGTGCTCGCCAAGGGCAAGAACGAGAAGCTCGCCATCGACTATCTCCTGCAGAGTGTGCAGCAGTACCCCTACAACTGGGGCGCGTGGCAGGAGCTTACCTCCCTGCTGGGAACCAACGAGGAG CTGCAAGACCTCGCCCACCAACTGCCGCCCAACTTGATGACGCTGATCTTCCACATCACCACCTCGCAGGAGCTATACCAGGTCAGCGAGACAGTGCACAACTCTCTCACACAAATCATGTCCATCTTCCCAACTTCCGCCTTCCTCAAAACCCAGCGCGCCTTACTACACTACCACAGCAAAGACTTTGACGAAGCCGAGCACATCTTCTCAGACCTACTCATCACCGACCCATACCGCCTCGACTATCTCGACAACTACTCAAACATACTCTACGTGATGGAGATGAGACCGAAACTTGCCTTCTTAGCACAACTAGCCACAGCGACAGACAAGTTCCGGCCAGAGACATGTTGCGTGGTCGGCAACTACTACTCTGTCAAATCTGAACACGAAAAAGCTGTAATGTACTTCCGCCGCGCACTCACACTAGACCGCGCCTTCCTCTCCGCCTGGACACTCATGGGTCATGAATTTGTCGAAATGAAGAATACCCACGCCGCTATTGAATCCTACCGCCGCGCCGTTGATGTCAACAGAAAGGACTACCGCGCATGGTACGGTCTAGGCCAAACCTACGAAGTCCTCGAAATGCATTCGTACGCCCTCTTCTACCACCAGAGGGCTGCGGCGCTGCGTCCCTACGATCCCAAGCTATGGATGGCAGTTGGTCAGTGTTTCGGCAAAGTAGGAAAGGTCATGAACGGTATCCGCGCCTACAAGCGTGCGCTGGTCGCAGGCTCTTACTACGATGCCGGCGCCGCATCATCCTTTGGGAGTGGCGAAGCTGCACTTGGAGGCGGCATCCTGGACCCAGAAGTGCTCTACCAGATTGCCCTTCTCTACGAGCGCATTCGTAACATGGCCGAGTGCTCAGCCTACATGGAGCTCGTGCTTGCTCAGGAAGAAGGCCCTGATGTGGATGAGGTGGGCTCAGATGGCGGAGGCGGCGTCGGCGTGACACCGACAACGAGCAAAGCGCGCCTGTGGCTGGCGAGGTACGAGTACCAACGCGGCATGTATCAGCGTGCTTCAGAGCTTGCGAATGAGCTCTGTCAGGACAACTTCGAAGTCGAGGATGCGAAGGCTCTGATCAGGGATGTACGGGCGAGACAAGAGGCGAATTAG
- a CDS encoding Choline dehydrogenase, with the protein MLFCQFVKLAAFASLAKAVELTGYEYVVVGSGAGGGPLAARLALAGHKTLLIEAGDDQGANQNYTVPSFNAKVSEDPNLAWNFFVKHYADEERQARDFKTSYTTPDGGEYTGLSPPSGSVQKGTLYPRTGTLGGCTAHNALIAVYPHQSDFENIASITGDSSWSPDAMRKYFVKLEKNAYLTSGNGHGYKGWLGTQYAPIDIVTSDPQLLSLVGGAAFALGNATDVIVNLATLLAGDANANTDARDSEPGLFQIPLSTADGKRTGSREFVVAVRDAKHANGTKMYPLDVRLHSHVTKVTFDETVTPPRATGVEFLDGQYLYKASPKNTGAKGTAGSATASREVIVAGGTYNSPQLLKLSGVGPADELKKHSIPVVVDLPGVGTNLQDHYEISVQGEVKNDFAALDGCTFKGDSADACIDRYNTPVLGNRGIYASPGLGANMFYKSSVAENNNWDIFAFGGPVNFRGYFPNYSINATAVHNLFSWAILKAHPRNNAGTVTLQSADPLDVPAITYNYFDTGVGEFEKDVTAMTEAIALTRDAFKRQLVPITEVLPGKDVDTAEEIADYIKDSAWGHHASSTCPIGADDDKMAVLDSSFKVRGTTGLRVVDASVFPRIPGTFTAVSTYMVAEKAADVILAAAAA; encoded by the exons ATGCTGTTCTGCCAGTTCGTCAAGTTGGCGGCTTTCGCCTCGCTCGCAAAGGCTGTCGAGCTTACCGGGTACGAATACGTTGTAGTCGGAAGTGGTGCTG GTGGCGGCCCCCTTGCGGCTCGTCTTGCCCTTGCTGGTCACAAGACCCTTCTGATCGAAGCTGGTGATGACCAGGGCGCCAACCAGAACTACACTGTCCCTTCGTTCAATGCCAAGGTCTCTGAGGACCCCAACCTGGCCTGGAACTTCTTCGTCAAGCACTACGCTGATGAAGAGAGGCAAGCTCGCGATTTCAAGACTTCATACACAACACCCGACGGTGGCGAATACACTGGACTCTCGCCTCCCTCTGGCTCTGTCCAGAAGGGTACGCTCTACCCCAGGACTGGTACTCTCGGAGGATGTACAGCTCACAACGCCCTCATCGCTGTCTACCCCCACCAGTCTGATTTTGAGAACATTGCGAGCATCACTGGCGACTCGTCATGGTCGCCGGATGCTATGCGCAAGTACTTCGTCAAGCTTGAGAAAAACGCCTACCTGACCTCCGGCAATGGACACGGCTACAAGGGATGGCTGGGAACACAGTACGCTCCTATTGACATTGTCACTAGCGACCCTCAGCTTCTTAGCTTGGTTGGTGGTGCCGCCTTCGCCCTTGGAAACGCAACAGACGTCATTGTAAACCTGGCAACTCTTCTCGCAGGCGATGCCAACGCCAACACCGACGCGCGCGACTCTGAGCCTGGTCTGTTCCAGATCCCCTTGTCGACCGCCGATGGTAAGCGCACTGGATCGCGTGAGTTCGTCGTTGCTGTCCGCGATGCCAAGCACGCCAACGGCACCAAGATGTACCCTCTTGATGTCAGACTGCACAGTCACGTTACAAAGGTCACCTTCGACGAGACTGTCACTCCTCCCCGTGCCACCGGTGTCGAGTTCCTCGATGGCCAGTACCTCTACAAGGCTAGCCCCAAGAACACTGGCGCCAAGGGCACTGCTGGTTCCGCCACGGCCTCGCGTGAGGTTATTGTTGCTGGAGGAACCTACAACTCTCCCCAGCTCCTTAAGCTTTCTGGTGTTGGTCCCGCCGACGAGCTGAAGAAGCACTCTATTCCTGTTGTCGTCGACCTCCCCGGTGTCGGTACTAACCTCCAGGACCACTACGAGATCAGCGTCCAGGGTGAGGTCAAGAACGACTTCGCCGCCCTTGACGGCTGCACTTTTAAGGGCGACTCTGCAGATGCCTGCATCGACCGCTACAACACTCCTGTTCTTGGCAACCGTGGCATCTACGCCTCCCCCGGTCTCGGCGCCAACATGTTCTACAAGTCCAGCGTGGCAGAGAACAACAACTGGGACATCTTTGCATTCGGTGGCCCCGTCAACTTCCGTGGTTACTTCCCCAACTACAGCATCAACGCCACTGCCGTACACAATCTCTTCTCATGGGCCATTCTCAAGGCTCACCCTCGTAACAACGCCGGCACTGTGACCCTGCAGTCCGCCGACCCGCTCGACGTCCCCGCCATCACATACAACTACTTCGACACAGGCGTCGGCGAGTTCGAGAAGGACGTGACCGCCATGACCGAAGCCATCGCGCTCACCCGCGACGCATTCAAGCGCCAGCTCGTCCCCATCACCGAGGTCCTCCCTGGCAAGGACGTTGACACGGCCGAGGAGATTGCCGACTACATCAAGGACAGCGCATGGGGCCACCACGCCTCGTCCACATGCCCCATCGgcgccgacgacgacaagATGGCCGTCCTCGACAGCAGCTTCAAGGTCCGCGGCACGACGGGTCTGCGTGTCGTTGACGCCTCGGTGTTCCCGCGTATCCCCGGTACTTTCACCGCCGTCTCGACATACATGGTTGCCGAGAAGGCTGCGGACGTTATcctggctgctgctgcggcgTAG